Genomic window (Nymphaea colorata isolate Beijing-Zhang1983 chromosome 1, ASM883128v2, whole genome shotgun sequence):
CCACTTCACAATTGCAGCGCCCCACGTTAACCCTGCTCCAAAGCCGGCAGTAGCAATGACATCCCCTTGCTGCACCTGTCCACCACGAATGGCTTCATCCAAGGCCAAAGGAATGGAAGCTGCACTGGTGTTCCCATAGTTGGACAGATTTGATAAGACCCTCCCCGTTTGAATTTGCAAGCGCGTTGCAACAGCATCAATTATCCTTTGGTTTGCCTGCAATTTTTACATATCCTGTTGGATACATTTCACAGATGTGATTCACTAGAATGTTTTGCAGAGATATATAATACCTGATGAAGCAATAACCAGTTCAGGTCCGCTGAAGAGAGACCAGCATCACTGAGAGCTGCTTCTATCACCTCTGGTACACAACGAACAGCAAAACGGAAAACTTCTTTCCCATTCATCTGGATACATGAATAGGAGGATGGTTTAGGTGGGACAAATGCTGCCCCATTCTGCTTTGAACTGTCAGCCTTGACGGTAGCATGCAGATGCCTGCTCAGAAGAAAATTTCATGAAGAAATTGTTTTCATAAGCATATGAATCGGCAATAGAAAAAAGTACCTGTGCCCCTGACCATCAGTGCGTAAATCAAATCCAAGCAACCCATCCTCATCTTCTTGGCTTgcctaaaattttaaaagccGTGTTACACGATACAGAAAATGGGACAAGATGCAGATGGATCTGGTACTACATGATAAAGCCCAGGACATAAACATGTAATATATGTAGGTACaacattttttgtatttagaaTTATGTAATCATACAAACTAGAATATGACTGTTATTTCACATGAATATCCATTTGAACGACATTTCTAGGTCATCATGGTTAAGGACATCAGGCCATAAAGCAAACTTGAAATTGAAATATAATACAGTTGATAacttttagaagaaaaataaggcaATTAAGCAAGTGAATACCAGATAAGCAATCAAGTTTCTAGAagcaaaaatagaaaagaaatgttGAATGTAACCAAGACTAGTTTGACTATGTGCAGGAAGTATGTCCTTGGTGTCCAGGTGCAATATTGACTGTGCAAGTTGAGGAACACATCCAAATTTATGTAAAATAGGTTAAAATCAAAGACAGTGTACTGTGAGTAGAAGAGTACGACATGCAACATTCCCATACACTTCAAAGGATTATACATGTTGTAAGACAAGCAACCCAACCAGTCCACTGGAACGTCGCAATCCAGTCAGTCTGCTTTATATTGGCACAACTATCCAATCTTCCAACTAAAACCATCAAAAAGTAAGACGCTCAATCATACCTGCACTAACATAGCACCTGCAGCATCACCGAAAAGAATACAGGTACCTCTATCACTCCAATCCACATAGCGGGAAAGTGCATCTGCTCCAATTACTAAAACATTCTGAAACCCACCTCCTACTCATTGAAACTTCACAAGGATTAATCCaacaaaagatatttgaaagtagttcaaacttcaaattatGACAAAGAAACATATAAACCAAGTATTAAGTACACAATGTACCTTTAATATAGCGGGTTGCTGTTACAAGGCCCAACACGAACCCACTGCATGCAGCTGTTATATCAAAGGCAAGTGCGTGCTTGCAACCAAGTTCTCTTTGGACCTGGCAGTGACTTATAATACATTTTGAGTATACATTATGGATTATCCTTTACAGTTTAAACTATTGCCAAATATTTAAATGGAAAATGATGGAGTCTTACCTATAccatttcaaataaaatgaataagaCGAAATGGACAATGACATATGCGAAAAgtacaaaaaaatcaaactacatatatttataatagAGTATCTAATTTTAGGGACCAGCATCCCAGCATGCAGCACACCTATCCTAACCTCTAGTCTTGGTTATTCCACTTAATATCATGCAGTTCTTATCCAATTTCTTGCATAGTTGTATTATTTTCCTTGAGACAGCCAAAACAAGTCAGCACCGAACCACCTCGTCATAACAGGTTGATTCCATGTTCGGTGGGAGATTTTGCATAATCCAGCTTGTTGACTCCATAATGAACCAAGTGAATTGCTtaatgtcacatgggtgcgggc
Coding sequences:
- the LOC116253309 gene encoding 3-oxoacyl-[acyl-carrier-protein] synthase III, chloroplastic, giving the protein MASASHLFSPSSMGMSGSGRCWGRRRNRLIGLRCSMLEEHSAVGSSSSPKPRFPRVVGKGSKLIGCGSAVPKLSISNDDLAEIVETSDEWISVRTGIRKRRILSGDETLTDLAAEAARKALDMAKVEALDVDLILMCTSTPDDLFGTGPQVQRELGCKHALAFDITAACSGFVLGLVTATRYIKGGGFQNVLVIGADALSRYVDWSDRGTCILFGDAAGAMLVQASQEDEDGLLGFDLRTDGQGHRHLHATVKADSSKQNGAAFVPPKPSSYSCIQMNGKEVFRFAVRCVPEVIEAALSDAGLSSADLNWLLLHQANQRIIDAVATRLQIQTGRVLSNLSNYGNTSAASIPLALDEAIRGGQVQQGDVIATAGFGAGLTWGAAIVKWG